A window from Drosophila subobscura isolate 14011-0131.10 chromosome O, UCBerk_Dsub_1.0, whole genome shotgun sequence encodes these proteins:
- the LOC117898654 gene encoding abscisic-aldehyde oxidase has translation MTTKFTINGQPYTVNLTNLPPDITLNTFIREHAQLTATKFMCQEGGCGACVCVLRNGTRSWAVNSCLTLLNTCAQLEIVTAEGLGNQRTGYNPIQKRLAKMNGTQCGYCSPGFVMNMYGLLEQHQGQVSMAEVENSFGGNICRCTGYRPILDAMKSFAVDSDIQIPAECADIEDLNLEARNCPKTGQPCSGSCHRSTLVYEDGSQWHWPKTMKELFEALDKIGEAEEFMLVAGNTAHGVYRRSTDIKHFLDVSGVEELHGHSTEGQQLKLGANLSLTQTMDILRKTSKQPGFEYLEVLWNHLDLIANVPVRNSGTLAGNISIKKQHPEFPSDVFLSFEALDVKVVAMKSATEEQQMSLADYLSDSNRKLIIKEFLVSAYPKDKFIYDSYKIMPRAQNAHAYVNAAFLLELDGASKVKSARICFGGIRPDFVHATAIEQLMVGHSPYESGLIEQTFDTLPSQFNPDEVLPDASPAYRTKLACGLLYKFLLKHAPSSEVAENFMSGGQILRRPLSSGLQVYQTQKQNYPVTQAVQKVEGMIQCSGEATYMNDVLTPSNTVYCAFVGATKVGATIDAIDAKEACTQPGVLAFYSAKDLPGTNTFCEPSFGYQAEEIFCAGVVRHSEQPAGVIVALTADQAQRAAKLVKISYSKASADFKLMPSIGDVFAEEIPEPSRIIAVAKSKLKEVTFSDTPDKEVRGIFQMGLQYHFTMEPQTTVVIPYEDGLKVFSATQWMDHTQAVIAHMLQMKAKDVQLQVRRLGGGYGCKITRGNQVACAAALAAFKLNRPVRFVQSLESMMDCNGKRWACRSDYQCHVKANGKIVGLSNDFYEDAGWVNNESPIEGHSTLTATNCYDFTGVNFKNNGNAVITDAPSSTWCRAPGSVEGIAMMENIIEHVAFEVQADPAAVRLLNIAATNKLSELLPQFLASREYDTRKKEIEEHNAKNRWLKRGLGLAVMDYPIFYFGQYPATVAIYHVDGTVVVSHGGIEMGQGMNTKVAQVAAYTLGIDLSYIKVESSDTINGANSMVTGGAVGSESLCFAVRKTCEILNARLQPVKRSGDSWLQTVGAAYGKSINLIASDHYKEGDMENYHVYGMALTEIELDVLTGNSQIKRVDILEDAGESLSPFIDIGQVEGAFVMCLGYWLSEQLVYDRETGRLLTNRSWNYKPPGAKDIPIDFRIELAQKPNPNGPGFMRSKATGEPPCCLAVSVVFALQQALQSARQDAGLPREWVRLGAPTTPETLVLNAGHEATSFRLK, from the exons ATGACGACGAAATTTACAATCAATGGGCAGCCGTACACGG TGAATCTCACCAATCTGCCACCCGACATCACGCTGAATACCTTCATCAGGGAACATGCCCAACTGACGGCCACGAAGTTCATGTGCCAGGAGGGAGGATGTGGAGCCTGCGTTTGCGTACTCCGCAATGGAACCCGCAGCTGGGCTGTTAATTCG TGCTTGACGCTGCTCAATACCTGCGCCCAGCTGGAGATCGTCACTGCCGAGGGGTTGGGCAATCAGCGCACCGGCTATAATCCCATACAGAAGCGTCTGGCCAAGATGAATGGCACCCAGTGTGGGTATTGCTCCCCGGGATTCGTGATGAACATGTACgggctgctggagcagcaccAGGGACAGGTGAGCATGGCGGAGGTGGAGAACTCCTTCGGTGGCAACATTTGCCGCTGCACCGGCTACCGTCCCATACTGGATGCCATGAAGTCCTTTGCGGTGGACAGCGACATTCAAATCCCAGCCGAATGTGCGGACATTGAGGATCTAAACTTGGAGGCCCGCAACTGTCCCAAGACGGGGCAGccctgcagcggcagctgtcaCCGTTCCACTTTGGTCTACGAGGATGGCAGCCAGTGGCACTGGCCCAAGACCATGAAGGAGCTGTTTGAGGCACTGGACAAGATcggagaggcagaggagtTCATGCTGGTGGCTGGCAACACGGCGCATGGAGTCTACAGGCGATCGACGGACATTAAGCACTTCCTCGatgtgagtggagtggaggagctgcaTGGACACAGCACtgaggggcagcagctgaagctgggaGCGAACCTCAGTCTGACGCAGACCATGGACATCCTTCGCAAGACATCGAAGCAGCCTGGCTTTGAGTATCTCGAGGTTCTGTGGAACCACTTGGATCTCATTGCGAATGTTCCCGTGCGCAAT TCGGGCACTTTGGCTGGAAACATTTCGATCAAGAAACAACATCCCGAGTTCCCATCGGATGTCTTTCTCTCCTTTGAGGCATTGGATGTCAAAGTTGTGGCCATGAAGAGCGCCACAGAAGAGCAGCAAATGTCTCTGGCGGATTACTTGAGTGATTCCAATAGGAAATTGATCATCAAGGAGTTCCTGGTGTCTGCCTATCCCAAGGATAAGTTTATCTACGATTCGTATAAg ATCATGCCACGTGCCCAGAATGCCCATGCCTATGTCAATGCTGCTTTTCTGCTCGAGTTGGACGGCGCTTCAAAGGTGAAGAGTGCCAGAATCTGCTTTGGTGGCATTCGTCCTGACTTTGTCCATGCCACAGCCATTGAGCAGTTGATGGTGGGACACAGTCCCTACGAGAGTGGACTCATAGAACAGACTTTCGACACACTCCCAAGTCAGTTCAATCCAGATGAGGTGCTGCCTGATGCCAGTCCGGCTTATCGCACCAAATTGGCCTGCGGATTGCTCTACAAGTTCCTGCTGAAGCATGCCCCGAGCTCGGAGGTCGCGGAGAACTTCATGAGTGGCGGTCAGATTCTGCGGCGTCCATTATCATCGGGTCTGCAGGTGTACCAGACCCAGAAGCAGAACTATCCCGTCACCCAGGCCGTGCAGAAGGTCGAAGGCATGATCCAGTGCTCGGGCGAGGCGACTTACATGAACGATGTGCTGACTCCATCCAACACGGTGTACTGCGCCTTCGTGGGAGCCACTAAAGTGGGAGCCACGATCGACGCAATTGATGCCAAGGAGGCCTGCACGCAACCGGGTGTCCTGGCCTTCTACAGTGCCAAGGATTTGCCTGGCACAAACACTTTCTGTGAACCAAGTTTTGGCTACCAGGCGGAGGAGATCTTCTGCGCTGGCGTCGTGCGTCACTCGGAGCAACCTGCGGGTGTGATCGTGGCCCTCACTGCCGATCAGGCTCAGCGTGCGGCAAAACTGGTGAAGATCTCGTACAGCAAGGCGAGCGCGGACTTCAAGCTGATGCCCAGCATTGGGGATGTGTTTGCTGAGGAAATTCCAGAGCCTTCACGCATCATTGCAGTGGCCAAATCGAAGCTGAAGGAAGTGACATTCTCCGACACACCCGATAAGGAAGTTCGCGGCATATTCCAGATGGGTCTGCAGTATCACTTTACAATGGAGCCGCAAACGACGGTCGTGATTCCCTATGAGGATGGGTTGAAGGTCTTTTCGGCTACGCAGTGGATGGACCACACGCAGGCTGTGATTGCACACATGCTGCAGATGAAGGCCAAAGatgtgcagctgcag GTTCGTCGTTTGGGCGGTGGCTATGGCTGCAAGATCACCCGCGGCAATCAGGTcgcctgtgccgctgccttggCCGCCTTCAAGCTGAATCGTCCTGTGCGCTTTGTGCAGTCGCTCGAGTCCATGATGGACTGCAATGGCAAACGCTGGGCCTGTCGCTCCGACTATCAATGCCACGTCAAGGCCAACGGCAAGATTGTGGGCCTGTCCAACGATTTCTACGAGGATGCTGGCTGGGTGAACAACGAGAGTCCCATCGAGGGACACTCCACGCTGACAGCCACCAATTGCTACGACTTTACGGGCGTCAACTTCAAGAACAATGGCAACGCGGTGATCACGGATGCGCCCAGCTCCACTTGGTGTCGGGCCCCGGGCTCTGTGGAGGGCATTGCCATGATGGAGAACATCATCGAGCATGTGGCCTTTGAGGTGCAGGCGGATCCGGCAGCTGTGCGACTCCTCAACATTGCCGCAACGAACAAATTGTCGGAGCTGTTGCCGCAGTTCCTGGCCTCGCGGGAGTACGACACGCGGAAGAAGGAGATCGAGGAGCACAATGCCAAGAACCGCTGGCTAAAGCGCGGCCTGGGCCTCGCCGTCATGGATTATCCCATCTTCTACTTTGGACAATATCCCGCCACGGTGGCCATCTATCATGTGGATGGAACTGTTGTGGTCAGCCATGGAGGCATCGAAATGGGTCAAG GCATGAACACGAAGGTGGCTCAGGTGGCAGCCTACACTTTGGGCATCGATTTGAGCTACATCAAGGTGGAGTCCTCGGACACCATTAACGGCGCCAACTCCATGGTCACTGGCGGTGCTGTGGGCAGCGAGAGTCTCTGCTTTGCGGTGCGCAAAACCTGTGAGATCCTCAACGCACGCCTGCAGCCGGTGAAGAGGAGCGGCGACAGCTGGCTGCAGACTGTGGGCGCTGCCTACGGCAAGTCCATCAATCTGATTGCCTCCGATCACTACAAGGAGGGTGACATGGAGAACTATCATGTGTATGGCATGGCCCTTACCGAAATCGAGTTGGACGTGCTCACGGGCAACAGTCAGATCAAACGCGTGGACATCCTGGAGGATGCTGGCGAGAGTCTCAGTCCGTTCATCGACATTGGACAGGTGGAGGGCGCCTTTGTCATGTGTCTGGGCTACTGGCTGAGCGAACAGTTGGTGTACGATCGCGAAACGGGCCGACTGCTGACGAACCGCTCGTGGAACTACAAGCCGCCGGGCGCCAAGGATATTCCCATAGATTTTCGCATTGAATTGGCGCAGAAACCCAATCCCAATGGACCGGGCTTTATGCGTTCCAAGGCCACGGGAGAGCCGCCTTGTTGTCTGGCTGTCAGCGTGGTGTTtgcgctgcagcaggcgctgcagTCGGCCAGACAGGATGCGGGTCTGCCGCGGGAGTGGGTGCGTCTGGGCGCGCCCACCACACCCGAGACGCTGGTGCTGAATGCGGGCCATGAGGCGACGAGCTTTAGGCTTAAGTAA
- the LOC117898651 gene encoding xanthine dehydrogenase/oxidase produces MAKSSHHLASDAATMSIKFNVNGYPYEVQAADYAPDITLNAFLRQHLHLTATKYMCLEGGCGSCVCVIRRRQPATSEVQSRAANSCLTLLNTCNDVDIITDEGLGNQLSGYHPIQKRLAQLNGTQCGYCSPGFVMNMYGLLEQHRGQVSMAQVEDAFGGNICRCTGYRPILDAMKSFALDSDIQVPSECVDIEDSFELLCPRTGQSCQGSCTRPARRQDSSAHWYWPKTLQELFAALSQVASGEPFFLVAGNTAHGVYRRPRDIRHYIDVHAVPELKQHSLEADHLLLGGNLTLTDAMEQFLVAAKRPGFEYCAQLWQHFNLIANVPVRNNGTLAGNISIKKQHPEFPSDVFITFEALDVNVLVYDNPSSQRVMSLLSYLTDATPKLLIGGFILRAYAKEQYLFGSYKILPRAQNVHAYVNAGFLIEWQDLQRHIVRSARICFGNIRPDYVHDRPLEQLLPGRDLYDAATVQQMFEQLRGSLQAEERPPEASPEYREMLACGLLYKFLLGSAPKELVRERYRSGGQLLERALSSGSQTFETIKKNYPVTQPVQKLEGLIQCSGEATYMNDLLTTSNAVHCAFVTAKRVGATIEQIDATAALHYPGVVAFYAANDIPGVNNFVTVTQLTPEAEEIFAAGRVKYYDQPLGVIAALSQDAAVYAASLVEVTYANDQRQLYTSINQVLAAKQQDRIVCLKKESGKPKPAPLAPGDVLGRGILELESQYHFTMEPQTTIVVPMDSVLQVWSSTQWMDGTQGAIAQMLKVNVNKVQLQVRRVGGAYGAKVTRGNLVACAAALVAFKLNKPARFVQTIESMMECNGKRWACRSDYEFRARASGLITMLSNNYYEDAGCSLNENVVDFLTLPALRNVYNLTDANYKTKGSAIRTDAASSTWCRAPGTAEAIAMTETALEHIAFTCQLDPADVRLVNLRPGSKMVQLLPRFLATTEYRQRREQINLFNAQHRWRKRGLGLTLMEFPLNTSVGFTYPTTVAIYHEDGSVVITHGGIEIGQGINTKAAQVAAFVLGVPLERVSVESSNTVSGANSMITANSMSSEMIGLAVRKACDTLNKRLEPVKKRLGAAATWLQILQAAYLQSVILIASDSYKLGDIPNYGIFGLSLCELELDILTGSQLIRRVDILEDAGESISPNIDVGQVEGAFVMGLGYYLTELLLYDRQTGRILTNRTWNYHPPGAKDIPIDFRIELLQKNPNPVGFMRSKATGEPALCLSVGVLFAMQHAIQSARQDAGLPREWVRLGAPTTPETVVLNAGSQVHSFALN; encoded by the exons ATGGCCAAGAGCTCGCACCATTTGGCCAGCGACGCTGCAACGATGAGCATCAAGTTCAATGTGAATGGCTACCCCTACGAGGTGCAGGCGGCAGACTACGCCCCGGACATAACACTCAACGCATTCCTGCGCCAGCATCTGCATCTGACGGCCACCAAGTACATGTGCCTGGAGGGCGGCTGTggctcctgtgtgtgtgtcattcgACGACGCCAGCCGGCCACCAGCGAGGTGCAGTCGAGAGCTGCCAATTCG TGCCTGACGCTGCTGAACACCTGCAATGATGTGGATATCATAACGGACGAGGGCTTGGGCAATCAACTGAGCGGCTATCATCCCATACAGAAGCGTCTGGCGCAGCTGAATGGCACCCAGTGTGGGTACTGCTCGCCGGGTTTTGTGATGAACATGTACgggctgctggagcagcatcGCGGGCAGGTGAGCATGGCCCAGGTGGAGGATGCCTTCGGTGGCAACATTTGCCGCTGCACCGGCTATCGTCCCATACTGGATGCCATGAAGTCGTTTGCGCTGGACAGCGACATTCAGGTGCCCTCCGAATGTGTGGACATTGAGGATTCCTTCGAGCTGCTGTGTCCACGAACGGGACAATCCTGTCAAGGCAGCTGCACGCGGCCAGCGCGCAGGCAGGACTCCAGCGCACACTGGTACTGGCCCAAGACGCTGCAGGAGTTGTTCGCCGCGCTCAGCCAGGTGGCGAGTGGAGAACCGTTCTTCCTGGTGGCGGGCAACACAGCGCATGGAGTCTACCGACGACCCAGAGACATACGCCACTACATCGACGTACATGCAGTGCCGGAGCTGAAGCAGCACAGCCTGGAGGCGGATCATCTGCTGCTCGGTGGCAATCTCACGCTCACCGATGCCATGGAACAGTTTTTGGTGGCCGCCAAGCGGCCGGGCTTCGAGTATTGTGCGCAGTTGTGGCAGCACTTTAACCTGATTGCGAATGTTCCAGTGCGAAAT AATGGCACACTGGCTGGAAATATCAGCATTAAGAAGCAACATCCCGAGTTCCCCTCGGATGTGTTCATCACCTTTGAGGCTTTGGACGTCAATGTGCTGGTCTATGACAATCCCAGCAGTCAGCGTGTGATGAGTTTGCTCTCCTATCTGACGGATGCCACACCCAAGCTGCTCATTGGTGGCTTCATATTGAGAGCGTATGCCAAGGAGCAATATCTCTTTGGCTCCTACAAG ATCCTCCCTAGAGCTCAGAATGTGCACGCCTATGTCAATGCGGGTTTCCTCATCGAATGGCAGGACCTGCAGCGGCACATTGTGCGCTCCGCTCGCATTTGCTTTGGCAACATTCGACCCGACTACGTGCACGATCGGCCACTGGAGCAGCTTCTCCCGGGCAGAGATCTCTACGATGCAGCCACAGTCCAACAGATGTTTGAGCAGCTGCGTGGCAGCCTGCAGGCGGAGGAGCGGCCGCCGGAGGCCTCGCCCGAGTATCGTGAGATGTTGGCCTGCGGCTTGCTCTACAAATTTCTGCTCGGCTCCGCACCCAAGGAGCTCGTGCGGGAACGCTATCGCAGCGGCGGACAGTTGCTGGAGCGTGCGCTGTCCTCGGGCAGTCAGACATTCGAGACGATCAAGAAGAATTATCCAGTGACACAGCCGGTGCAGAAGCTGGAAG GTCTCATTCAATGCTCGGGCGAGGCCACTTACATGAACGATCTTCTGACCACCTCGAATGCCGTGCACTGCGCCTTTGTCACGGCCAAGCGTGTGGGTGCCACCATCGAGCAGATTGATGCCACAGCTGCGCTGCACTATCCCGGCGTTGTGGCCTTCTATGCGGCCAACGATATCCCCGGAGTGAATAACTTTGTGACGGTTACACAGCTCACCCCCGAAGCGGAGGAGATCTTTGCTGCTGGACGCGTCAAGTACTACGATCAGCCGCTGGGCGTGATTGCAGCGTTGTCGCAGGACGCGGCTGTCTATGCGGCCAGCCTCGTGGAGGTGACCTACGCCAATGATCAGCGGCAGCTCTACACGAGCATCAATCAAGTGCTGGCCGCCAAGCAGCAGGATCGAATTGTCTGTCTGAAGAAGGAGAGTGGCAAGCCGAAACCCGCACCTCTGGCACCAGGCGACGTCTTGGGTCGTGGCATCCTCGAACTGGAGTCGCAGTACCACTTCACCATGGAGCCGCAGACAACGATTGTGGTGCCCATGGACAGTGTGCTGCAGGTGTGGAGCTCCACCCAGTGGATGGATGGCACTCAGGGTGCCATTGCCCAGATGCTCAAGGTGAACGTGAACaaggtgcagctgcaggtgcgtCGCGTGGGCGGTGCCTATGGCGCCAAGGTGACACGCGGCAATCTCGTCGCCTGTGCCGCCGCTTTGGTCGCCTTCAAGCTGAACAAACCCGCAAGATTCGTGCAGACCATCGAGTCCATGATGGAGTGCAATGGCAAGCGTTGGGCCTGCCGTTCGGACTATGAGTTTAGGGCCAGGGCCAGTGGGCTGATCACAATGTTGAGCAACAATTACTACGAGGATGCGGGCTGCAGTCTCAATGAGAATGTTGTGGATTTTCTCACACTGCCAGCGCTGAGGAATGTCTACAATCTGACGGATGCCAACTATAAGACCAAGGGGAGTGCCATACGAACAGATGCAGCGAGCTCCACTTGGTGTCGTGCGCCAGGAACGGCAGAGG CCATTGCCATGACGGAAACCGCTCTCGAGCACATTGCCTTCACTTGTCAGCTGGATCCCGCCGATGTGCGTCTAGTCAATCTGCGTCCCGGCAGCAAgatggtgcagctgctgcctcgtttTCTGGCCACCACGGAGTACCGCCAGCGCAGAgaacaaatcaatttgttcAACGCGCAGCATCGTTGGCGCAAGCGCGGCCTCGGACTGACGCTCATGGAGTTTCCGCTGAACACGAGCGTTGGCTTCACCTACCCCACCACGGTGGCCATTTACCACGAGGATGGTTCGGTGGTCATCACGCACGGTGGCATAGAGATTGGTCAGGGCATCAATACGAAGGCGGCGCAGGTGGCCGCCTTTGTGCTGGGCGTGCCGCTGGAGCGTGTGAGCGTGGAGAGCAGCAATACGGTGAGTGGAGCCAACTCCATGATCACGGCCAACTCCATGAGCAGCGAAATGATTGGACTGGCCGTGCGCAAGGCCTGCGACACGCTGAACAAACGCCTGGAGCCGGTGAAGAAACGTTTGGGCGCGGCTGCCACCTGGTTGCAGATCCTGCAGGCTGCCTACTTGCAGTCGGTTATCCTCATAGCCAGCGATTCGTATAAGCTGGGGGACATACCCAACTACGGCATCTTTGGGCTGAGTCTCTGcgaactggagctggacatACTGACGGGCAGCCAGCTGATACGCCGCGTGGACATCCTCGAGGATGCTGGCGAGAGCATCAGCCCCAATATCGATGTGGGCCAGGTGGAGGGTGCCTTTGTCATGGGCCTGGGCTACTATCtcacggagctgctgctctacGATCGCCAGACGGGTCGCATTCTGACCAATCGCACCTGGAACTACCATCCGCCTGGGGCCAAAGATATTCCCATTGATTTTCGCATTGAGTTGCTGCAGAAGAATCCCAATCCGGTGGGTTTTATGCGCTCCAAGGCGACGGGTGAGCCagcgctctgcctctctgtgggCGTGCTCTTTGCCATGCAGCATGCCATCCAATCGGCCAGACAGGATGCAGGTCTGCCGCGAGAGTGGGTGCGTCTGGGCGCACCAACCACCCCGGAGACGGTGGTGCTGAATGCGGGCAGCCAAGTGCACAGCTTTGCGCTGAATTGA